The Sminthopsis crassicaudata isolate SCR6 chromosome 5, ASM4859323v1, whole genome shotgun sequence genome contains the following window.
TGCTTTAATACATATTATTCATTGGTCAAAGTGCTGAGCATTTTGGCTATGCATTCTGGGATTACTCAAGCTGACCATGGAAAGTtaggtttttgtatttttttcccctcgaTCTGAAAAGATTTCTTGAACTCACAAGGACTTTTGCTACAAAGGTATTTGCTCTCATTCCTTTTTGAtttctaggatcatagatttatgaCCATAAAGAAACTTAGATGCTATCTTGAATACTcgtcttcattttgcagatgagagaactgaagataaatgactttcccaagctTACATAGGAAATGtgagagctgggatttgaattcagggcttctgATTTGAGACATAGTGTTCTTTTCACCCTCAGAACCAATATTTTAATGGTTGATAGTCATAAATCATGACATCATAAACCACAAATTTAGTgctggaaaggattttaaagaGCATTTAGTccaggattcttaacctggggacGGGTGTCCATTgactattttaatatatttcaatatttaatatattttgatatttaatatatttcaataaaattaatttcctttgaaatcctgtGGGTTTATTTTCATGTATTGTAAAGATGACACCTAGGGGGCACAGTAGATAAAAGtgatgggcttggaatcagaaaggaactcaaattcctgagttcagatctggtcttagaaacttaattagctgtgtgacccccagcaaatcactttactctgtacgccttaatttcctcatgtgtaaaatgaattgtagaaggaactggcaaaccaaaccagtatctttgccaagaaaactctagaGTTGGACATAATcaaaacaactaaaaaacaataacaaattgaAAACATTACTCTAAGAATGTGTCCATAGCTTTGAGCAGACCACTAAAAGGGTCTATGACACAGAAACTAAGAATCCTCCagacctccattttacagacaaggaagtGGGACTAAAAgaaattatgtgacttgtctaagatcatacaTACACTAtgcagcagagccaggatttgaacccaggtcttctgcctCATAAGTCAACACTCTCTCTATTGTACCATACTGCCCTACAAATGGGGAACAGATTATCATTGCATTTCTATTGAGTGAAAGTTAGGGATAGGAAGGGGATGATCCTAAACTTAGAGTTGAAAGTCAACTCTGAAGCTATCTAGTCCAAATCTtctttttactgatgaagaaatgaaggtaaAGAGGAGTCAAGTGACTTGGCTAACGCCACACAAGTGGTgtcagagagagaatttgaatccaagtcctttgactccaaaaccagtgctCTTTGCACTGGGTGCCTCCTTGAAAATTTACaaggtcatagaatcatagctttaaagttggaaaggaccaATCATCTCATAAGGAGATACAgagaaatgagatgatttaggacCTCATCCTAATCATGATTTATAGATCATGGAATCATGATTCAATactatagaatcataaaatcatgaTTTAAGATCAGAGAATCATGATTTTGGATCTTAGAGCTAGAAGAGTGCTCAGAGGTCAGCTATTCCAATTCCCTCTTTTTTACAGGTgcagaaagaaactgaagctcagagaagggCAGGTGTTGTAGCTAGGAAGTAGCAGAGTATGGGTTTGAACCCAGGtactgattccaaatccagtgttcttttgaCTCAAGTTTCAGGTGATGGCTAAGTGGATTGCTTTGTAGTCCTTTACTCAATGCCTTCATCATCGCGTTTGAGCTCTGAGTTGACTTTGGCATTAAATCAGTAGCCAGGGAAGAGAATGGAGAACAGATGCCAGGCATTTTAGGGAATCTTGGGATTGGGAACAAACCAGTTGCATTCTATTCAAAGGAGATCCCGAATGGCTTTCTTTAATTACAGGAACTCTTCAAGGCAATAAATAGTTCCATCCAGTGATATTAAAATGACCAGAAGACCCGAATGTAGGGACTGGACTTTGTAATTGCCTGGGTTTCCTCAAAGGCGTATAGGTGCCAGGGGCAAGCGAAGAGGGAACTGGAGTGTCTTCTGATTATAAAGTCATCCCTTGACTTGCCTTCATCTCCTTTGAGAGGTATAGGACAAAAATCTGTTTTAATGGCAGCTGTGGGGATTGATTGTTTTCACccaattctttcattcatttcctttccttggtTATGTCTGGGCATCTTTGCATCCCCATTCAAGGAATCCTGGGTCTTCAATGAATCACAGGGGATTGTTAAGGGGTTTTCTGAAGCAGAACACGGAAGAGGACATCTTGGATTTTTCttgaagttacttgcccaagatcatagagATAGTGGCAGAATTAAGACTTGAACTTAGTTATCTGACTCTGAATTCTCCTCTTATTTTGCCATGCTACTTtcctataataattataattcctATAATAATGTTTTGGTGCTTTGGAGGCTAGGGAGAGGGATAGGGGCTAGATCTGAGATTTCACTGGTGTTAGGAACTTCAGGAAGAGGAAACTTTTTCTACCAATGCACATTATCACTTCCTCTCCAagttataatcttagagagttgactAAAATACTGAGAAatgttatgtgacttgtccagggtcacttagacagtatgtgtcaaaggcagaatttgcattcaattttcctgatttcaagtcaacTTTCTCTCTATTATGCTCTGCTGcctctcagttttgtttttggatttttAATGAAGGCTTGATATAAATTTCTCATTGTACTCTCCAGAGCAGATGCAACTTAGAACTCCCTCTCTTTCATGGAATAAAATCTTCCAGGATTTAAGACATTTTATTcttgtgtgtgtatctatgtgtgtatgcatatatgtgtgtatatatgcatgtgctgTGTAATTAAAAAAGATAGGGCCCAAAGGCCCAGGATATTGCTTACCCACTAATTTTATACTTCCACACCCTATTTTACAGCTCAGAAGAGGCAGGCTACCTCATTGGTCAATGGACCAAGTTCTGTCTTAACAGGGGACAAGATGATCTTTTGAAGCTTTTCCAATCCTGAGATCCCATGATTCTCTAAACTGTTCCCATTGCCCTCTGGGGGAGTTTGACCCTGAACAGAATTGGGAAATGAACCATGTGGGAAAAGGGAACTGTGAGTGTTCATAGACAGTTCTGTTCAAATGCTCGCTAATTTTTAACTCAGCTTTTGAGTGCACATGCAATAATGGAAGCAACTTTGGAAGTGTTCCTAAAAGTGGTTTTAAAAAACCAACCCTTCCTTTTAGTTCCTGTCATCCTTCAGCCATTATTATAGTTCTGCTtcatctgcctcatttttctatttctagtctttttccttcttgtatCTGCCATTGGACTTGCTCTGACACATTTCCCTTCTCTCCAAATACTTGGTTTTTTCCATGTCTTGTCCTACCCAaggtttccttttttctcatttcattataTGTGCCATCTATTGtcacaatatttttcttcttttttctatgttTCCTGATTTTGTTACTTTCTCATAGTCCTTGCCTCTGTCTGTTTATTCCTTCTCtccattttcctgttttttcctcTGCGTTCAGTATTTCTATCTGCAGTCTCCCTcctctgctttttcttctttcctctgctctgctgtctctcttctttccccttattCTGCTCCCCTCCTGGGTGTTTCTCTGGCCcacctttcctcctcctctcagcCTTCGTTCTCTTGTTGGTGGATGGGGGCTGATACTGCaaatatcacaaaaataatttcattcagaACAGGTGGTTCCTGTGGTGTTCTCGATGATAGTGCTTCTGTGCCAGCCTAGGGTCACTGAGCTTCATAGGTTGGGAAAGACTGAGTGTAGGGACTGAGTTATGTAATTGCTTGTAGTCCCAACATAGggaagtaaaaccaaaaaaaaccccaaaacgtTATTTCCTATCTATCCCTTTATTCTCTAATTCAGCACCTGAATTCTGGAGTTTGTGGTCCTAACACAATTatgattctccccctcccctcgcCCCCTGTCAGATTGTGTTCCATTTGATTCTCCTATTTACATTGTAAAGcattgggaaaactgagattagaagggaaaggaaatagataCTCCCTTATTCTCCTTTGGAAAAATTCACAACCATATTCATGTAGTGAATACCTCTTGATAACTTGATCCCAAGTTCCAGAAAGCAGTAGAAAGTATCCTCTCAATGCAACTTGTAATATGACACTTTCCCTCTATGCAAGCTGGACAAGACACTTACATAAGAGCAGAGGGGAGGGAATCCTATTTAGAACTCATTTGGGCACCCTTGAATTCCTAACTCTCTCTTTGGGCTTTGAATGCTGGGAACTTTACATATGGCAGCCAAGGACCAGTCATACATGTCACAGTGAGAATCTATATTTGAGCTTATCTTGAAGCTTTTGCAAAATGAAACTATTAGTTAACACACAAattggctatttttaaaaaaaacaagatccAAAAGATCTTGAGGAGATCCAAATTGATTCCGTTGAGGAGAGCCAAAAGATATCCCTTGACTTCAATTTCTCCtagcccttttcttctccccccaccaCCTTCTTAGGGAAAGAGCTGAGGGATATAGATCCATTGTATCCCTCCTACCCTTCCACACATCTTAGCCCCAAATTTAAAAGACGATTCAAATTATATCACATTGTTTTCATCCAAGATTCACCCCCATAAGACTTGCTCACAGACAATGTCCCAGAAAGAAAATCCTTCCATGGATCTATCATGGCAGCATTTCCTTTAAGCAAAGTAGAAATTTGAATCTGGCATCTCTGAATGAGAGAGGCAAGATGGCAGAATGGGTAGACTgctgatcttggagtcaggaagacctagggTCAAGTTTTGCCTCTAACATAGACAGgttatgtgatcctggtcaagtcacttagtctcCTAGTATTCTAGGCCATTGGTGTTAAATTTGAATACAAACAAGGCCATTAAATCTTACATAAGGATGCCTGTGGGCCGCatattaattttgaaaatcacaaattaacattatttatgttctattgcattttaaacaaatattttaacatttgacattttaatttggttcctgCCCTTCTGGAGGGCTGGAGTTAAGTGGACTGCAGATTTCACATCTCTGCTCTAGGCAACTCTGCTACTATAACTCTCAAAGGAGAAAgattcctcacctgggagttccctacaTAAATGAAGCCATAGGTTCAAGCTCTACTCTTATAACTAATAGTCTTTGAaattaaaatcatgaaaaaaattagcCAGTGATTAAAATGGGGACTGATTGAAAAGATGTGCCTAATacattatagataaataaaaaataatcttcatAGGGGAGTAAGATACTTGTTAAatcaatattttccccttttctttatttctctctctctctctctctctctctctctctctttctctctctctctctctctctctctctctctctctctctctctctctctctctctctctctctctctctctctctctctctctcttttgaggcattcagggttaagtgacttgcctagggtcagataactagtatctgaggctggatttgaacttggctccTCCCGACTCCAGGGACagtggtgttctatccactatgccatgtaGCTACCACTAAACCATTatctataattaatatttataataattttgaaaaggcACACAGTTTAAAAATTGTCCTGGGAACATAGTCAGTCAATAATTAATTAATGTCATTAATAATACTTTTCCTGAGTATCAATTTGTCCATTTTCCTTAATTAAGaatgattaattaataattacaacttttaaaaaggtACAAGGCTAAAAGTACTGGGCATACCAttgataattaatattattaactaATCATTTTCTGGAGGAGAAAATACTTATTTAACTTTTCCATATTTAATAATGATTAATGAATGAAagtaatgctttttaaaaagagagattattaaaaaatacCTGGCACTGAGTTAATAATTAACATTattaattaatagtaattaatTTCCTAGAAGAAATAAGATACATTCTTGATAATTATTAATCAATCATTATAAAGAtttaattaacattattattgAATACTTATTATTTTCACGGAGGAGATAAGACACTTGTTTAAGCATCCTCTATAATTAATGATTGTTATAATCATGATGATTCTTAAAAGGTACTTTGTTAAGAAGATATCCCTGGCCCAGAGAAAATGCTTAAAGAATTTCTTGACTGACTGATTAGGAGACAAGGTAGAGAATTAAGTAAGCCTAAAACTAACAGGACTGACGAACACCTGAGGAATTAAGGGCCCCTGATGAGGTGGGAGGGGGAGGTGTTTCTGAATTGTTCCACTAGGTATGACATGGCACCCTTGGCTGAAGCGGGCCTGTAAAGGCCTCTGTGTTCTATGCTAGGGAAAGCAGGCTTCCTCTCATCCTAACCTACCTTTTGGGCTTTGGGCATATCGGTGTGGCGTTGGGCACGCACCGAGCGGGCTGACTTGGCTGGCTTAATTGGCGCACAGTACATCTCTAGCCGTCTCAGATCACAGCTCCGGAAGCAGCATTCATCCACGATCCCTGTGTGGTGTAAACGCCGACTGCTAGAGCCATACCCAGTGGGCTTGCCTAGATAAGACAAAGAGAAGAATGATGTAGCCTTAGAACAGAACATGTTTctgcttaaaattaaaaaaaaataataatgtcaaaCACTTCTATAGCATCTTAAGGTCTGAAAGGCACCTTGcttgcattatctcattttacccttATAACAGTGAGGTCAGTGccattattaaccccattttacagatggggaaactaaggctgaaGGGTGCCTTGACTAGAGTCATACTACTggtgagtatctgaggcaggagTGAAAGtcagactatttttttttcttttgagacaaACTTAAATGTTTTCAGCCTTAATTCCTATTTTTAcatagaaaatttaattaaaaagagtaGTTATCCTACATTTAAACTAGGGATGAGAATCAACAGATTTATTTGACATTGATTCATTTGACTGACATTGACTGGATATGGCCTTGTGCTGAGTGTCAAGGTAGAGATATTCAACATCCATCatgggggcagttaggtagtgcagtggatagagcaccagccctgaagtcaggaggacttgagttcaaatctgatctcagacaacttaacacttcctagctgtgtgaccttgggcaagtcatttaaccccaatggCCACAGGGGGGGAAAATCCATTATACATAGGAATTCATAATAAGatcctttaaaacaaaacatgCTCTAAAATTTTATAGATGTTAGATGTCCCAGTATGGAAATGCTCTTCACTGAAACACATCAGCAGCTTCTCTGTTTTAGAGATTTGCCGGGAAGTACTGAGAAATTCAGTGATGTGTTCACCATTCTACAGctattatgtgtcagaggcaggattctctccaggccttcctacAACACATTACACTGAACAGAATACTGGCTTTAGAATCCAGTTTCAAATGCCATTGTGGCCATTTACTATTGGTAGGAAATTGGGCAAGTTAGGTAATTTCTTTaggtttcccttttttcttttgtaaaatgactCAATGGCCTCCAAAAACAATCcctttccaaatctatgatccattATTATTCCCCATCACCTTGAGTTCAGTGATAGTTTCCCCCTTCCCTCAGTGGGGAAGTTAAGACATTCATGAAGCCTTTTTCCATATTTAAGCCCAACTAGACCCTTTTACTCGCTTCCCATGACCACCTGCCCCTTCACTCAGAGGGCTGATTGGCTCCTCCAACTCTAGAACCAAAATATTTCCCACTGATAAAATGAGAGACCGGACAGGTTGGCCACAGGGCTCAGGGCAGCTGGGAAATTATAATTCCTCATGACTGTTTGTGGTATCCCTGGGAGAGTGATACTGCTTTcctctctgggagcagatctagGAGGTGGCCCCCACTCTAATGTCTGTCAGGGAGGGACAGAGAAGCTggccctcctctctgtctctgtggttTTCTTTGCTGGTGTTACATCCACTCTGTCTCCTTGCTTTAGCAGGCGGCTTTACCCTCAGCTGAGAATCAACTGGCCCCCTGAGTTCTATaaacaatgttttttgttttgttttgttttataatcttTTCCAGAGACCGTAAattggaggagaggggaaaacaAGCTCACGTGATCCTCGGCAATTCACAGAGGACAtccataggcttttttttttttttttttctttgctaagtTACTGGACATTTTGGGAGGCCAGAGGAGTCAGCCCGCCAAGAATAGATGCTAAACTCTGGTTTCCTTTCAGAAAAGATGAAAACGTGGAAGAGAATACAGGAAGTTTTTCTCTCCCACTGCCCTAGAATGCATAAAGGGCACAAATTGCTGGGGACTGGAGGGCTGTGGAAATAAACACTCTTTATAAGATGTGACAAGGAGTTTGTTTTAATCAAGAGAGATCTGGTAATACAGGGTGGGACCCAGAGGCTTTCTAGCTTGGCCATTGCTGTGGAGGCATTTTCtttaggatcattgatttagtGCTGGAAATGATCTTAATTAATATCTATCTAGTTTGCTCCCTTTGTTTTTCATCTGGGGAAATCAAGGTCCAGAAAGTGGCAAGGACTGGCTCAAGggcacacagtcacacacatggCAGAACTGGGCACTGAAGGGGGAATGGAAgaggcagcattttttttttttcttcagtgctGGCATATATACCTGAGCTTCCTGCCAGTAGAGGAAATCACTAACTCTCATCTGTGGTTATTATCTCTTCCTAATGGCCTTAGAAAAGTTTTATAACTGAGGACACAGAAGCTCAATGAAGTTGTGACTCTCCCACAATCACACAGTTTCAGGACAACGTAAGGCTTGGACCCATGGATAAGAAtggtcagaaaaaaatgataaggtGTCTCTTAAggactttggaattgattgtatgacatgggagacattgtgCTCCATGAATTTaggtttccctttttcttttgtaaaatgactCAAGTGATTTCTAAAAACAATCcctttccaaatctatgatctattATTACTCCCTATCACCTTGAGTTACAAACACAATTGATTTAGTTCAGAAGAAATgggagatgtgcaaagttagagaagcacCACAAATATTCacagagactattttttttttttttttttttgctgaggcccagggtcacacagctaggatgtcttaactgtctgaggcaagatttgaacttggtcctTCTGGTGCcccatagggactatttgtgcccgACCTGTGGCAAAGCATTttaagctcatattggtctgatcagtcacagatGGACAATGTAAACTCAACTCTGACCTAGTGAGTCATTTTGATCCACTTTGGTTGATTGTTAGTGTCCTTCATTTTCAATCAACCAAACAACTATTCACTTCAAGTTGGGAACGGATATGTGGGATGAGTTTGAATCTCTTCTAATTTAATGATTTTGGAGACCCCGCTGGTTTAGACTCAAGTTCTAATTCATACTATTTGCCTTAAAGGACCACTATAAACCTCTTCTCAGTGGTTGGGAGGAAGTCATTTAGATGGAAGGTCTAGATTCCACATTTGGGTTCCCGGCTCATCTCTTTTCACCCCTCCAGAGCGAACACAAATAAGACTTGCCACCACTGTA
Protein-coding sequences here:
- the IGF1 gene encoding insulin-like growth factor 1 isoform X1 → MHTVSSIHLFYLALCLLTLTSSATAGPETLCGAELVDALQFVCGERGFYFSKPTGYGSSSRRLHHTGIVDECCFRSCDLRRLEMYCAPIKPAKSARSVRAQRHTDMPKAQKYQPPSTNKRTKAERRRKGGPEKHPGGEQNKGKEERQQSRGKKKKQRRETADRNTERRGKNRKMERRNKQTEEIHLKNASRGSSGSRNYRM